Part of the Cryptosporangium arvum DSM 44712 genome, TGACGGGTGTATCCGGAACTGGGACCGGACTCTAGTTATAGATTTTTACACGGTCAACAGCCTGGAAGGGACTGCCGACGGGCTAGCTCAGCCGCTCGAGCACCCGCAGCGACCCGGTGACGCTCACCTCGGCGAACGCTCCCCCGTCGATCGCCTCGCGGTAGATGCGGTACGGCGCCTGCCCGCCGTCGGCCGGGTCCGGGAACACGTCGTGGATCACCAGCGCGCCGCCCGCCCGCACCCAGGGCGCCCAGCCGCGCAGGTCGGCGCGGGCCGCCTCGTCGGTGTGGCCGCCGTCGATGAACAGCAGGTCGACCGGGTGCGCCCACCACCGGGCGACGTCGACCGAGCGGCCGACGATCGGCGTCACGACGTGCTCCAGGCGGGCCGCGGCCAGCGTGCGGCGCAACTCCGGCAACGTGTCGAGCCGCCCGGTCGAGTCCACGAGCGACCGGTCGTGGTACTCCCAGCCCTCCTGGTGCTCCTCGGAGCCGCGGTGGTGGTCGATCGTGACGACCGTGCCGCCGGTCAGCGACGCGGCGTGCCCCAGGTAGATGCTCGACTTGCCGCAGTACGTGCCGATCTCCACCGCGACGCCGTCGCCGAGGTGGGCCAGCGCCGCCGCGTGCAGCGCGAGCCCTTCGTCGGCCGGCATGAAGCCCTTCACCGACTCCGCGAGCGCAGCCAGCTCACCGGGGAAGGTCACAGATTCGCCGGGCATGAGCACGTTCCTTCCAGAACACCGGGTGGGAGTCCTTCGCCGCGGAACAGTCCGCTGGCCGGCGTGGTGCGCGACAGCGCGTCGGCGGCGAGGATCACGGTCGCCGCGGTCCACGCCGTCTGCTCGACCGGCCAGCGGGTCGCGTCGGGGTAGACGTAGCCGGTCCAGTACGAACCGTCGGCTTCCCGCAGGTGTTGCATCGCGCTGAACTGCTCCAGCGCGTCGTCCTTCCGGCCGAGCGCGTCGAGCGCCAGAACGAGCTCGCAGGTCTCCGCGCCGGTCACCCACGGCTGGTCGGCGACGCAGCGGATGCCCAGGCCGGGGACGACGAAGTCGTCCCACCGGGCGGCCAGCCGCGCGGACGCCTCCGACGCCCCCAGCG contains:
- a CDS encoding class I SAM-dependent methyltransferase — encoded protein: MPGESVTFPGELAALAESVKGFMPADEGLALHAAALAHLGDGVAVEIGTYCGKSSIYLGHAASLTGGTVVTIDHHRGSEEHQEGWEYHDRSLVDSTGRLDTLPELRRTLAAARLEHVVTPIVGRSVDVARWWAHPVDLLFIDGGHTDEAARADLRGWAPWVRAGGALVIHDVFPDPADGGQAPYRIYREAIDGGAFAEVSVTGSLRVLERLS